In Prosthecochloris sp. GSB1, the following proteins share a genomic window:
- a CDS encoding acetyl-CoA carboxylase biotin carboxylase subunit, with the protein MNTTIRKVLVANRGVPAVRVIQTCRDRKIPTTAVYSTPDRLAAHVFMATDAVHIGEAPPLESYLNMEKIIQAARTNGANAVHPGWGFLSENAVFAGLVRDSGLLWIGPDPEVIQKMGDKIESKKIAREAGVPTVPGIDSPEDSGEIRRWMKDNDLAFPIMIKASSGGGGKGMVKVGADAELEPSLARARSEAKKSFGNDGVLVEKYIEKGRHIEVQIIADRHGNVIHLFERECTLQRRNQKIIEEAPSPSIDDEMRRSICDTAVRLMRAIGYSSAGTVEFLFDSLSGKFYFLEVNTRLQVEHGITELVTGVDIVGLMLDIAQGSPLNFMQEDIRPNRWALEVRLNAENPATFSPSFGTISRMHLNLYPGLRVSQGVYEGFDIPPYYDSLMMLLMTAGPDRETAIMKMDSILCRNLRVEGVETLAPLLLSIIRHPDFLRGDFSTRFIEEHLDELVSMFPEEDSEEEALKIARYVTEISALGTPNWM; encoded by the coding sequence ATGAATACGACAATCAGAAAAGTTCTTGTCGCCAATCGCGGCGTTCCGGCAGTGCGGGTCATTCAGACCTGCCGTGACAGAAAAATTCCGACGACAGCGGTTTACAGCACCCCCGACCGCCTCGCGGCTCATGTTTTCATGGCGACAGACGCCGTGCACATCGGCGAGGCCCCTCCGCTGGAATCATACCTTAACATGGAAAAGATTATCCAGGCCGCCCGGACAAACGGTGCGAACGCCGTGCATCCCGGTTGGGGTTTCCTTTCCGAAAACGCGGTCTTCGCCGGGCTCGTCAGGGATTCAGGTCTGCTATGGATAGGGCCTGACCCCGAAGTCATCCAGAAAATGGGCGACAAGATAGAATCGAAAAAAATCGCCCGTGAAGCCGGAGTACCTACCGTTCCGGGTATTGATTCGCCGGAAGACTCCGGGGAAATCCGCCGCTGGATGAAGGATAACGACCTGGCGTTTCCCATTATGATCAAGGCCTCTTCAGGAGGGGGCGGCAAGGGGATGGTCAAGGTGGGCGCCGACGCCGAACTGGAACCTTCGCTGGCCAGGGCAAGGTCAGAAGCGAAAAAATCATTCGGTAACGACGGGGTGCTCGTCGAAAAGTATATCGAGAAAGGACGCCATATCGAGGTGCAGATTATCGCCGACCGGCACGGCAACGTCATTCACCTGTTCGAACGTGAGTGCACGCTCCAGCGGCGCAACCAGAAAATCATCGAGGAAGCTCCGTCGCCAAGCATAGACGACGAAATGCGCCGGTCGATCTGCGACACGGCCGTACGCCTGATGCGCGCCATCGGCTACTCCTCCGCCGGCACGGTGGAATTCCTGTTCGATTCCCTGAGCGGCAAGTTCTACTTCCTCGAAGTAAACACCCGCCTGCAGGTCGAACACGGCATCACCGAACTCGTGACCGGCGTCGATATCGTCGGCCTCATGCTCGACATTGCGCAGGGCAGTCCGCTCAATTTCATGCAGGAAGACATCCGTCCCAACCGTTGGGCGCTCGAAGTCCGCCTCAACGCCGAGAATCCGGCGACGTTCAGTCCGTCATTCGGCACCATAAGCCGGATGCACCTGAATCTCTATCCCGGCCTCAGGGTGTCGCAGGGAGTCTACGAAGGTTTTGACATCCCTCCCTACTACGATTCGCTGATGATGCTTCTGATGACGGCAGGTCCCGATCGGGAAACGGCCATCATGAAGATGGACAGCATTCTCTGCCGCAACCTCAGGGTCGAAGGAGTCGAGACTCTCGCGCCGCTGCTGCTGAGCATCATCCGGCACCCTGATTTTCTCAGGGGAGATTTCTCGACGCGCTTTATAGAGGAACACCTGGACGAACTCGTCTCCATGTTCCCGGAAGAGGACAGCGAGGAAGAGGCCCTGAAGATCGCTCGGTACGTAACTGAAATTTCCGCGCTTGGAACACCGAACTGGATGTAG
- a CDS encoding aminoacyl-histidine dipeptidase produces the protein MSNDISSLHPVGVWKHFQRIARIPRPSGGEARIREFVVGFGASLGLETIVDDAGNVIIRKPAVAGMEDRVGIILQAHLDMVPQKIGGIEHDFENDPIEAVVDGEWVRASGTTLGADNGIGVAAILAVLESPAPRHGPLEALFTANEENGMSGAFGLRPGLLGGGILLNLDSEDEGELFIGCAGGLDATVKFDFEGKPLPLGYNGFVLTVGGLSGGHSGMDIHLGRGNANKIMNRLLQHGRQCHGLLLSSVEGGSLRNAIPRESSARVAVPRAGGEAFLQETAALAETINNECSATDPELSIAIEKTVVPSRIVDESAFAGLLEAISACPDGVVRMSGEIPGLVETSSNLAVVRSADGFVTVECLLRSSADSALQELGTRIGDLFRSAGASVVLDGGYPGWKPNPESRMLGIMRRVYRDCFGKVPALKAVHAGLECGIIGATYPKLDMVSFGPTIRHPHSPYEKVDIASVEKFHIFLEQVLASAPTVLS, from the coding sequence ATGAGTAACGATATTTCCAGCCTGCATCCCGTCGGGGTGTGGAAACATTTTCAACGCATTGCGAGGATTCCCCGTCCATCGGGCGGCGAAGCCAGGATCAGGGAGTTTGTCGTCGGTTTCGGCGCATCGCTCGGGCTCGAGACGATCGTGGATGACGCCGGTAACGTCATCATACGAAAGCCCGCTGTTGCCGGCATGGAGGATCGCGTGGGAATCATTCTGCAGGCCCATCTCGACATGGTTCCCCAGAAAATCGGCGGGATTGAACACGATTTCGAGAACGATCCGATCGAAGCCGTCGTTGACGGGGAGTGGGTGCGCGCCAGCGGGACCACGCTGGGGGCGGACAACGGCATCGGCGTCGCGGCGATCCTCGCCGTGCTCGAATCCCCTGCGCCACGCCACGGTCCGCTCGAGGCTCTCTTCACCGCCAACGAGGAAAACGGCATGAGCGGAGCGTTCGGTCTGCGGCCGGGACTGCTCGGCGGCGGGATACTCCTGAACCTGGATTCGGAAGACGAAGGAGAGCTTTTCATCGGCTGTGCCGGAGGGCTCGACGCGACCGTGAAGTTCGACTTCGAGGGCAAGCCCTTACCTCTAGGTTACAACGGTTTTGTTCTCACTGTCGGCGGTTTGAGCGGAGGCCACAGCGGCATGGACATCCATCTCGGCAGGGGCAACGCCAACAAAATCATGAACCGCCTGTTGCAGCATGGCAGGCAGTGTCACGGCCTGCTTTTGTCTTCAGTCGAGGGGGGAAGCCTGCGCAACGCGATTCCTCGCGAATCGTCCGCCAGGGTCGCGGTTCCTCGTGCAGGCGGGGAAGCTTTCCTGCAAGAGACTGCCGCGCTTGCCGAAACGATAAATAACGAATGTTCCGCGACTGATCCCGAACTGTCCATCGCGATCGAAAAAACTGTCGTTCCCTCGCGGATTGTCGACGAAAGCGCGTTTGCCGGACTGCTCGAGGCAATTTCGGCCTGCCCTGACGGCGTCGTCCGCATGAGCGGCGAAATCCCCGGTCTCGTGGAGACCTCCAGCAATCTCGCCGTGGTCAGGTCGGCGGATGGGTTTGTTACCGTGGAATGCCTGCTGAGAAGCTCGGCGGATTCCGCCCTGCAAGAACTCGGAACGAGGATCGGCGACCTTTTCCGTTCTGCCGGGGCCTCCGTTGTCCTTGACGGGGGGTATCCGGGATGGAAACCGAATCCCGAATCACGGATGCTCGGCATCATGCGGCGGGTCTACAGGGATTGTTTCGGAAAGGTTCCCGCACTCAAGGCCGTGCATGCCGGGCTTGAGTGCGGCATCATCGGGGCGACTTATCCGAAACTCGACATGGTTTCCTTCGGGCCGACTATCCGTCATCCTCACTCACCGTACGAAAAAGTCGACATCGCCTCGGTGGAAAAATTCCATATTTTTCTCGAGCAAGTCCTCGCCTCGGCTCCTACAGTGCTTTCCTGA
- a CDS encoding GTPase has product MTSLVFVYNSDSGPVSGLLDIGHKLLSPDTYQCSLCNLTHDAFAEKAKWKEFRQNVGMPMEFLHRDEFEKKFGRKAVYPVIFQKNDDLEVLMPKEDIDGLKTLDELIEAVRKAL; this is encoded by the coding sequence ATGACCTCACTTGTTTTCGTATACAACTCCGACAGCGGCCCCGTAAGCGGCCTGCTCGACATAGGGCACAAGCTTCTTAGCCCCGACACCTACCAGTGCAGCCTCTGCAACCTTACACACGACGCGTTCGCCGAAAAGGCGAAATGGAAAGAATTCAGGCAGAATGTAGGCATGCCCATGGAATTCCTGCACCGCGACGAATTTGAAAAAAAATTCGGACGAAAAGCGGTCTATCCCGTCATTTTCCAGAAAAACGACGACCTCGAAGTGCTCATGCCCAAGGAGGATATCGACGGACTGAAGACCCTCGACGAACTGATCGAAGCGGTCAGGAAAGCACTGTAG
- a CDS encoding radical SAM protein, with protein sequence MLLLPFRTTSGFYLYTAWSNRILRTSASFFSRFSPSRNIRERISTARGAGLLPERKPVVDIYGAEFAENEIQALGRNGPDMLVLSITEKCNFRCEYCYYSGAYPDSRHHSEKRMSHEIALKAIEWYLGFEREEYRIGFYGGEPLLDFDLIRKAVDHAERFGVKRPVFALTTNGDLLTQEVCGFLARKRFETFVSLDGPAHIHDRYRKDGAGAPTYGKIMKNLKRFRREHPAYFKELVNFNMTVAPPDPLEDIAVFMQDNPGLFREKIPKLSPIRSSSDTPHPFFAGDDAENRIDYDPVWRNFLESCAEGNVPGAFERSLCEAPMARIHRRFMKEMDNFVTTGGQCVPGKRCFVDTQGVFHMCERINDRYPLGSVDRGYDFERIASYLAGYSALLGKRCADCWAVRLCRKCIPLLADGDEISESTLEIFCERQKKTLERNLVRYCETREKKDDCFDWID encoded by the coding sequence ATGCTGCTGCTGCCCTTCAGGACCACGTCCGGGTTCTATCTTTACACGGCATGGTCGAATCGTATCCTCAGGACATCCGCTTCCTTTTTTTCGCGTTTTTCGCCGTCGCGAAACATCCGCGAACGAATTTCGACCGCAAGGGGGGCGGGTCTGCTTCCGGAGCGAAAACCCGTGGTGGATATCTACGGAGCGGAATTCGCCGAAAACGAAATTCAAGCCCTTGGAAGGAACGGACCGGACATGCTGGTGCTTTCGATCACCGAAAAATGCAATTTCCGGTGCGAATACTGCTACTATTCCGGTGCTTATCCGGACTCACGCCACCACTCGGAAAAAAGGATGAGCCATGAGATAGCGCTGAAGGCCATCGAATGGTATCTCGGCTTCGAGAGAGAGGAATACAGAATAGGCTTTTACGGCGGCGAGCCGCTGCTCGATTTCGACCTGATCCGCAAAGCGGTAGATCATGCAGAGCGCTTCGGCGTCAAGCGCCCGGTGTTCGCCCTGACGACCAACGGAGATTTGCTGACTCAGGAGGTATGCGGATTTCTGGCGCGAAAGAGGTTTGAAACATTCGTCAGCCTGGACGGTCCCGCCCATATCCACGACCGCTACCGGAAAGACGGTGCCGGTGCTCCGACTTACGGAAAGATAATGAAAAACCTGAAGCGCTTCAGGAGGGAGCATCCCGCGTATTTCAAGGAACTTGTGAATTTCAACATGACCGTCGCTCCGCCGGATCCTCTTGAGGACATAGCCGTTTTCATGCAGGACAATCCCGGCCTCTTCAGGGAAAAAATCCCGAAACTCTCCCCAATCAGGTCTTCATCCGATACTCCGCACCCTTTTTTTGCCGGTGACGACGCGGAAAACAGGATAGACTACGATCCCGTCTGGCGCAATTTCCTCGAAAGCTGCGCGGAGGGAAACGTCCCCGGAGCATTCGAGCGATCGCTTTGCGAGGCCCCGATGGCCAGGATACATAGACGATTCATGAAAGAAATGGACAATTTCGTGACAACGGGAGGACAATGCGTTCCCGGAAAACGTTGTTTTGTCGATACGCAAGGGGTGTTTCACATGTGCGAGCGCATCAACGACCGCTATCCTTTGGGTTCGGTCGATAGGGGTTACGACTTCGAACGCATCGCTTCGTACCTCGCCGGGTATTCGGCTCTTCTCGGGAAACGATGCGCCGATTGCTGGGCCGTGCGGCTTTGCAGAAAATGCATTCCCCTGCTGGCGGATGGCGACGAAATCAGTGAATCGACTCTCGAAATCTTCTGCGAACGGCAAAAGAAAACGCTCGAACGCAATCTTGTCCGCTACTGTGAAACAAGGGAAAAAAAAGACGACTGTTTTGACTGGATCGATTGA
- a CDS encoding cbb3-type cytochrome c oxidase subunit I — MAEHPYDYRIVRGFVFSALFWLIIGLVVGLWIAFEMFYPALNLTPWLSFGRLRVVHTNGLGLGFGLAGIFAATYYILQKLTRTPLVFPGLARLHLHLFNIIIALAALSLFAGMNTTREYAELEWPLDIAVVAMWVIFAVNVFATLVKRQEKQMYVSLWYIIAMTVTIAVLYIVNNLEVPVNLFKSYSLYAGINDANVQWWYGHNIVGFIFTVPILAMFYYFLPVSTGLPLYSHRLSIVSFWSLIFAYLWTGAHHLMLTPVPEWIQTVAIAFSIFLIAPSWGSVVNGYYTLQGNWEQMRSNFLVKFFILGITFYGLQTIQGPVQGLRTLNAFFHYTDWVIGHVHMGTMGWVTMTISASFYYMIPRISGRPLHSVRIANVHFWLILVGQLLWTVTMWIGGIQQGAMWKATDADGSLTYNFLDSISSLYPYYRIRFAAGAVYFVGILLFAWNIVMTIKKKDT; from the coding sequence ATGGCAGAACACCCTTACGATTACCGTATTGTCCGCGGTTTCGTTTTTTCAGCCCTGTTCTGGCTGATCATAGGCCTGGTGGTCGGGCTCTGGATCGCGTTCGAGATGTTCTATCCGGCGCTGAACCTGACGCCATGGCTGAGCTTCGGCCGTCTTCGCGTCGTCCACACCAATGGCCTGGGACTCGGCTTCGGTCTTGCCGGGATTTTCGCCGCGACTTACTACATTCTCCAGAAGCTTACCCGAACGCCGCTTGTCTTTCCGGGGCTCGCGCGGCTCCATCTCCACCTTTTCAACATCATTATCGCGCTGGCCGCGCTCAGCCTGTTCGCGGGCATGAACACGACCCGCGAATACGCCGAACTCGAATGGCCCCTGGACATCGCCGTGGTGGCGATGTGGGTGATTTTCGCGGTCAACGTCTTCGCGACGCTCGTCAAACGGCAGGAAAAGCAGATGTACGTCTCGCTCTGGTACATCATCGCCATGACGGTCACTATCGCCGTGCTGTACATCGTCAACAACCTCGAGGTGCCGGTCAACCTTTTCAAGTCCTATTCGCTCTACGCGGGAATCAATGACGCCAACGTGCAATGGTGGTACGGCCACAACATCGTGGGGTTCATCTTCACGGTGCCGATTCTGGCGATGTTCTACTACTTCCTGCCCGTTTCCACAGGGTTGCCGCTCTACAGCCACCGCCTGTCGATCGTGTCGTTCTGGTCGCTGATTTTCGCCTATCTCTGGACCGGAGCGCATCATCTGATGCTGACGCCCGTGCCCGAGTGGATACAGACGGTGGCCATAGCCTTCAGCATCTTTCTCATCGCCCCTTCGTGGGGTTCTGTCGTGAACGGTTACTATACGTTGCAGGGGAACTGGGAGCAGATGCGGTCGAACTTCCTGGTGAAATTCTTCATTCTCGGCATCACCTTCTACGGACTGCAGACCATCCAGGGGCCGGTCCAGGGATTGCGGACGCTCAACGCCTTTTTCCATTACACGGACTGGGTGATCGGTCACGTGCACATGGGCACCATGGGATGGGTGACCATGACCATTTCCGCCTCGTTCTACTACATGATTCCGAGGATCAGCGGCAGGCCTTTGCACAGCGTCAGGATCGCAAACGTTCATTTCTGGCTTATTCTCGTCGGTCAGTTGCTCTGGACGGTAACCATGTGGATCGGGGGTATTCAGCAGGGCGCCATGTGGAAAGCGACCGACGCCGATGGATCGCTGACCTACAATTTTCTCGACTCCATTTCGTCGCTTTACCCCTACTACCGGATACGGTTCGCTGCGGGGGCCGTGTACTTTGTCGGCATCCTGCTTTTTGCCTGGAACATCGTCATGACGATCAAGAAGAAGGATACATAA
- the ccoO gene encoding cytochrome-c oxidase, cbb3-type subunit II: MGLYAKPLLFAVLSAVVILVGTVVTVFIPMLMPSTQPVSDYVKPYTAIELEGRDIYIREGCNNCHTQTVRPLRTEVLRYGEYSKPEEFAYDRPFLWGSRRTGPDLNRLGGKYPDSWHYRHMQSPQSMFEKSNMPPYAWMAHNRLDTGYTRKKIAVLGYGYADEEITAQLVAYKAKVTDHAYDSRAARDEVTPEALRGELTEMDAIIAYMQKLGRDVKQLEAQK, from the coding sequence ATGGGTCTCTATGCAAAACCGCTTCTGTTCGCCGTACTGTCGGCTGTGGTCATTCTGGTCGGTACGGTCGTGACGGTCTTCATCCCGATGCTCATGCCCTCAACGCAGCCCGTGAGCGATTACGTCAAGCCCTACACGGCCATAGAACTCGAAGGGAGGGATATCTACATTCGCGAGGGATGCAATAACTGCCACACCCAGACGGTCCGTCCGCTCAGGACGGAGGTGCTTCGTTACGGTGAGTACTCCAAGCCCGAGGAGTTCGCCTACGACAGGCCGTTCCTCTGGGGGTCGCGGCGCACCGGCCCGGACCTGAACCGGCTCGGCGGCAAGTACCCGGATTCATGGCACTACCGGCACATGCAGAGTCCGCAGTCCATGTTCGAGAAGTCGAACATGCCGCCGTATGCCTGGATGGCGCACAACAGGCTCGATACCGGCTATACCCGGAAGAAGATAGCCGTGCTCGGCTACGGTTACGCGGACGAAGAGATCACGGCGCAGTTGGTCGCCTACAAGGCGAAGGTAACCGATCATGCCTACGATTCCAGGGCGGCAAGGGACGAAGTGACTCCCGAGGCGCTTCGGGGAGAGCTTACCGAAATGGACGCTATCATCGCCTACATGCAGAAGCTGGGACGCGATGTCAAGCAGCTGGAGGCGCAGAAGTGA
- a CDS encoding cbb3-type cytochrome c oxidase subunit 3, giving the protein MSYEAWAYFLFTFALFVVFVLIVLYYFNPRRKKDVEAPKHRMLDDEKK; this is encoded by the coding sequence GTGAGTTACGAGGCCTGGGCATATTTCCTGTTCACGTTCGCGCTGTTCGTCGTCTTCGTTCTGATCGTCCTGTATTACTTCAACCCCAGGCGCAAGAAGGACGTCGAGGCTCCGAAGCACAGGATGCTCGACGACGAGAAAAAGTAG
- a CDS encoding c-type cytochrome: MNEHEYPSESKNKVPKGMTAFFLFVTVFLLGYIALYTPAISGWSFYDIFEKKMAEPEAPPGVEPARVSYSGDAAAIAEGEKIYVSNCAVCHNADGTGGIGSDLTGVLTFGASPEDLFTSIADGREGGMPPFRRQLSETKIRKLMAFLDTLRD; the protein is encoded by the coding sequence ATGAACGAACATGAGTACCCATCGGAGAGCAAGAACAAGGTGCCGAAGGGCATGACGGCGTTCTTCCTTTTCGTGACCGTTTTTCTGCTCGGCTACATAGCGCTCTACACACCAGCCATTTCCGGCTGGTCGTTCTACGACATTTTCGAGAAAAAGATGGCCGAGCCGGAAGCGCCGCCGGGAGTCGAACCGGCGAGGGTGTCCTACAGCGGCGACGCGGCGGCCATTGCCGAAGGAGAGAAAATCTACGTCTCGAACTGCGCGGTCTGCCACAATGCCGACGGCACCGGCGGCATCGGTTCGGACCTGACGGGCGTGTTGACGTTCGGGGCCTCTCCCGAGGACCTGTTCACGTCGATAGCCGACGGACGGGAAGGCGGCATGCCGCCGTTCCGCCGGCAGCTCAGCGAAACGAAGATCCGCAAGCTCATGGCGTTTCTCGATACCTTGCGGGACTGA
- a CDS encoding 4Fe-4S dicluster domain-containing protein gives MTGLPFVTVNGRSALRLDLADLKFYVFGSVIWLKEFYLLLFAVLFFLLLITAVTTVFGRVWCGWLCPQTVLLDLSESIARRLSLIGKEGARHLVLLLFSSLVSITLLWYFVPPFETLGALFRAPVITSFFLVQWAIVYAELAFLGRRFCTTVCPYAMMQNALFDKDTLVIEYDKSRENECMHCDDCVSACPVGIDIKEGLSSSCIACAECIDACAAVTAKRSMRPFPGYRGRLARPRTFWLGGITLVAGAVLFLMVFARPEVTFLISRDSDRMPEGINRYSWSLYNNGGERQVLELTVRDGFEAIGETSLVLEPYSFRKGRVLVRSTGGKGEVVFRIEGDRVHVEKKRDFFRNVALFMC, from the coding sequence ATGACCGGCCTGCCGTTTGTCACAGTCAACGGTCGCAGCGCCCTGCGTCTCGACCTTGCCGATCTCAAGTTCTACGTTTTCGGCTCGGTTATCTGGTTGAAGGAGTTCTACCTGCTTCTTTTCGCCGTTCTGTTCTTCCTGCTTCTGATCACCGCGGTCACGACCGTGTTCGGCCGTGTCTGGTGCGGTTGGCTCTGTCCGCAGACCGTGCTGCTCGATCTTTCGGAAAGCATCGCGCGGCGTCTCTCGCTGATCGGAAAAGAGGGGGCCCGGCATCTGGTGCTGCTCCTGTTTTCCTCGCTGGTTTCGATAACCCTGCTCTGGTATTTCGTCCCCCCGTTCGAAACGCTCGGCGCGCTTTTCAGGGCCCCGGTCATAACCTCTTTTTTCCTCGTCCAGTGGGCGATCGTCTACGCCGAACTCGCTTTCCTCGGACGAAGGTTCTGCACGACGGTCTGTCCCTACGCGATGATGCAGAACGCGCTGTTCGACAAGGACACCCTCGTCATCGAGTACGACAAGTCACGTGAAAACGAGTGCATGCATTGCGACGATTGCGTGAGCGCCTGCCCGGTCGGCATCGATATCAAGGAGGGCCTTTCCAGCAGTTGCATCGCCTGCGCCGAATGCATCGACGCATGCGCCGCCGTGACGGCAAAAAGGAGCATGCGCCCTTTTCCCGGTTACCGGGGTCGCCTCGCGCGACCCAGGACCTTCTGGCTCGGCGGGATCACCCTCGTCGCGGGCGCGGTTCTCTTTTTGATGGTCTTCGCTCGTCCCGAGGTTACCTTCCTGATTTCGCGCGATTCCGACAGGATGCCCGAGGGGATCAACCGGTATTCCTGGTCGCTCTACAACAACGGGGGAGAGCGTCAGGTTCTCGAACTGACGGTCAGGGACGGATTCGAGGCCATCGGTGAAACCTCGCTGGTGCTCGAACCGTATTCGTTTCGGAAAGGCAGGGTGCTCGTGCGCTCGACAGGCGGAAAGGGCGAGGTTGTCTTCAGGATTGAGGGCGATCGGGTGCATGTCGAAAAAAAACGGGATTTCTTTAGGAATGTCGCGTTGTTTATGTGTTGA
- a CDS encoding FixH family protein, which produces MKAFLYILYAVFLFAMGMGFYVAYRGAEELVEDNYYEKASAYFETREREDSLGMRIELPEGFRKGENRAEVRLSMQGEPLVGADVRLIACGMPDGRGDTAFGMVETEPGVYRTDLLMPFRGTCLMKVEVTTPTIKTGRKWFTEIE; this is translated from the coding sequence ATGAAAGCATTTCTCTACATCCTCTACGCCGTTTTCCTTTTCGCGATGGGGATGGGCTTTTACGTGGCGTACCGTGGCGCCGAGGAGCTTGTCGAGGATAACTATTACGAGAAAGCCAGCGCTTATTTCGAAACAAGGGAACGGGAGGACTCGCTCGGCATGAGGATCGAGTTGCCCGAAGGCTTCAGGAAAGGGGAGAACAGGGCGGAAGTCAGGTTGTCGATGCAGGGTGAGCCGTTGGTGGGAGCGGACGTGCGGTTGATCGCCTGCGGCATGCCGGACGGACGAGGCGACACCGCTTTCGGGATGGTCGAAACCGAGCCGGGGGTATACCGGACGGATCTTCTGATGCCGTTCCGCGGCACCTGTCTCATGAAAGTGGAGGTAACGACACCAACAATCAAAACCGGAAGAAAATGGTTTACCGAAATCGAATGA
- a CDS encoding FixH family protein, giving the protein MNRRPAACFSVLFLLGLFGCARGGDTGADCDPHAGSCTAVAGPYEVTLDITPKPVVHMQELTFDVSFGVETPESEALVLDLSMPGMDMGRNRVRLEKGDDGHYRGKGIIVRCASGRTLWRATVFLGDTLKPDFTFNVRD; this is encoded by the coding sequence ATGAACCGAAGGCCCGCCGCCTGTTTTTCAGTGTTGTTTCTTCTCGGCCTTTTCGGCTGCGCAAGGGGCGGAGACACAGGCGCGGACTGTGATCCCCACGCGGGTTCCTGCACGGCGGTCGCCGGCCCCTACGAGGTGACGCTCGACATTACGCCGAAACCTGTCGTGCACATGCAGGAACTGACCTTCGACGTTTCCTTCGGCGTCGAAACCCCCGAGTCCGAAGCCCTCGTGCTGGATCTTTCCATGCCAGGAATGGACATGGGCAGGAACCGGGTGAGACTGGAAAAAGGAGACGACGGCCATTACCGGGGGAAGGGCATCATTGTCAGGTGTGCGAGTGGAAGGACGCTCTGGCGAGCCACAGTTTTCCTCGGTGATACCCTCAAGCCCGATTTCACGTTCAATGTCAGAGACTGA